The DNA sequence GTGCTCCGGCGTCACCGACTGCGCCCCGAGCACCATGTCGCCTTCGTTTTCCCGATCCTCGTCGTCGACGACCAGGACGAAGCGCCCGGCGCGGATTTCCTCGATGGCCTTCTCGACGTTGTCGAAGTCGCTCATGCCGCACCCCCTTCGCTCCCGCTTCGCCGGCTGGCGCCGCCACGCCTCGCGCCAACGCCGCTCGTGCCGCCAACACTCGCCCCGCCGAGAAGCTGCGCCACGCCCTCCCAACTCAGGTCCTGGCGCACGCTCTCGCCGCCCCGCGCCAAGTGCAGGACGTAACGGGCAAGCACGTCGGCCTCGAGGTTGACTTCGTCGCCGGGACGGCGTTCCTGCAACGTGGTGTGTTCCCAGGTGTGCGGGATGAGATAGAGCTCGAAGCGCCCGCTGCGCACCCAGGGACCGACGGTGAGGCTCACACCGTCGACGGCGATGCAGCCCTTCGGAGCGACATAGGCGCGCAGCTCGGCCGGGGCTTCGATCTCGAAGACATGGGTGCGCTCGTCCTGGCGCACGCCGACGAGGCGCCCGCGGCCATCGACGTGGCCGAGAACGAGGTGCCCGTCGAGACGGCCGCCAAGAACGAGGGCGCGTTCCAGGTTGACTCTGCCGCCGGGCCGCAAGCGACCGAGGGTGGTGACGCGGAGTGTCTCCGTTTCCGCCGCGACGCGGAACCAGCCGTCACCGGCTTCCAGTACGGTCTGACAGACGCCATCCACGGCGACGCTGGCGCCGACGCGGAGATCCTTCGTCACCGCGGCGGCGAGGATGTCGAGTCCGACACCGTTGGCCTGCGGCGTCACACTGCGGACGCGGCCGATCTCTTCGACGATCCCGGTGAACATGCTCTCCTCATCCCACGCTCAGCTCGGCTCCGCTCGACTCGACGGGTGGTCGAAGACGTCCAGCGTCTCGCCACCCAGGAGCTGCCGAGAGTGCGGCACTGCACCCTGGCGTCGACTCTCCCAGAGAGACGCCGCTTCCCAGCCCAAACCCTCGAGCCGCAGGTTCGGGTTCTGCAGCACGTAGAGGCGATCCCACAGATCCGCCTCGAGGAAGGTGCGGTGCGTGTGACCGCCGCCTTCGACCAGGACGCTCCAGATCCCGTGGCTCTCCAGCGCCGCAGTCAACGCTTGCAGATCCAACCCGCCCGGCGTGGTCGGAAGCGGCACGATGTCGGCGTGGCCCGCGAGTGCACGGTGCGCCTCGCGCCGCTCTGCCAAGCTGCTCGCAGCGCAGAAGACGAGCGAGCGCTCCTCGCCCGGCCACAGCCACTCCGGCCTGCTGCGGAGTCTGGGGTCGAGCACGATCCGCCGTGGGCTCCGCCCAGGACCATGGTACAACCTGCGATCCAGCCTCGGGCGGTCCCGGGACAGGGTTTCGACCCCGACCAGGACCGCGTCCAGACCCGCCCGGAGGCGGTGCGTGTCCTCCTGGGCGGCGGTCCCGGTGATTCGAGCCGTCTCGCCGCCGGGCCCGGCGATACAGCCATCGGCGCTCAGCGCCACCTTGAGGG is a window from the Candidatus Krumholzibacteriia bacterium genome containing:
- the ribD gene encoding bifunctional diaminohydroxyphosphoribosylaminopyrimidine deaminase/5-amino-6-(5-phosphoribosylamino)uracil reductase RibD, whose product is MPSWTPEDRTWMERVLALAAEAYGETSPNPLVGAVVVGPDGIVGTGVHRRAGMPHAEPQALEAALTNLEPGKDAAATLTLYVNLEPCSHQGQTPPCVEAILRRPVARVVAAMVDPNPLVSGAGIARLRATGVAVEVGLLRREAEELNHVFIARQRRKRPFVALKVALSADGCIAGPGGETARITGTAAQEDTHRLRAGLDAVLVGVETLSRDRPRLDRRLYHGPGRSPRRIVLDPRLRSRPEWLWPGEERSLVFCAASSLAERREAHRALAGHADIVPLPTTPGGLDLQALTAALESHGIWSVLVEGGGHTHRTFLEADLWDRLYVLQNPNLRLEGLGWEAASLWESRRQGAVPHSRQLLGGETLDVFDHPSSRAEPS
- a CDS encoding riboflavin synthase — translated: MFTGIVEEIGRVRSVTPQANGVGLDILAAAVTKDLRVGASVAVDGVCQTVLEAGDGWFRVAAETETLRVTTLGRLRPGGRVNLERALVLGGRLDGHLVLGHVDGRGRLVGVRQDERTHVFEIEAPAELRAYVAPKGCIAVDGVSLTVGPWVRSGRFELYLIPHTWEHTTLQERRPGDEVNLEADVLARYVLHLARGGESVRQDLSWEGVAQLLGGASVGGTSGVGARRGGASRRSGSEGGAA
- a CDS encoding 3,4-dihydroxy-2-butanone-4-phosphate synthase; this translates as MSDFDNVEKAIEEIRAGRFVLVVDDEDRENEGDMVLGAQSVTPEH